A single Nomia melanderi isolate GNS246 chromosome 13, iyNomMela1, whole genome shotgun sequence DNA region contains:
- the TBC1d7 gene encoding TBC1 domain family member 7 isoform X2, with the protein MTDERNFRSSYYEKMGFRSVEEKKSLEILLKERPFDKAKLKQFCLRFTVPTIHRTFLWKILLDVIPVYVDSHEFILNQRKAEFQDLQKALKVTKILDDCTKPHLMFLTMWLLRNRRAKLDMSAQLEIPLHRAMSRMAETLWHIIDIDSDEKKLVDTYWILCGLLDQVQKFHKEVNRLQECTCTLLEREDPELYKHLIKIEALHNIPYDVWFCSCFAGTISNGSIAKIWDKIAVGAHRILIFVTVVTLTTLRRLLLRCENIDGVLDTISNITEETSEIIVNKAIESWQQSGSTLTTISQIV; encoded by the exons ccttagaaatattattgaaagaacGTCCCTTCGATAAAGCAAAATTGAAACAGTTCTGCTTACGATTTACAGTGCCAACAATACATAGAACTTTCTTATGGAAAATATTGTTGGACGTGATACCAGTGTACGTAGACAGTcatgaatttatattgaatCAAAGAAAAGCGGAATTCCAGGACTTGCAGAAAGCACTTAAAGTTACCAAGATTTTAGACGATTGCACAAAACCACATTTGATGTTCCTTACCATGTGGTTATTACGCAATAGACGAGCTAAACTCGACATGAGTGCTCAGTTAGAAATACCTCTTCATAG AGCTATGAGTAGAATGGCTGAAACATTATGGCACATTATAGATATCGATTCGGATGAAAAAAAATTGGTGGACACATATTGGATATTGTGTGGTCTATTAGACCAAGTACAAAAGTTTCATAAAGAAGTGAATAGGTTGCAGGAATGTACTTGTACTTTGTTAGAAAGGGAAGATccagaactatataaacatctTATTAAAATTGAGGCACTTCATAACATTCCATACGATGTTTGGTTCTGTTCGTGTTTTGCAGGAACAATATCTAATGGTTCTATAGCAAA AATTTGGGATAAAATAGCTGTGGGTGCacatagaattttaatttttgttactgTAGTTACGCTGACAACATTAAGACGACTCTTATTACGATGTGAAAATATAGACGGTGTATTAGACACTATTAGTAAT ATAACAGAAGAAACTTcagaaataattgttaacaaaGCAATTGAATCTTGGCAGCAAAGTGGCTCAACATTGACAACCATTTCACAAatagtataa
- the TBC1d7 gene encoding TBC1 domain family member 7 isoform X1, protein MTDERNFRSSYYEKMGFRSVEEKKSLEILLKERPFDKAKLKQFCLRFTVPTIHRTFLWKILLDVIPVYVDSHEFILNQRKAEFQDLQKALKVTKILDDCTKPHLMFLTMWLLRNRRAKLDMSAQLEIPLHSHFRAMSRMAETLWHIIDIDSDEKKLVDTYWILCGLLDQVQKFHKEVNRLQECTCTLLEREDPELYKHLIKIEALHNIPYDVWFCSCFAGTISNGSIAKIWDKIAVGAHRILIFVTVVTLTTLRRLLLRCENIDGVLDTISNITEETSEIIVNKAIESWQQSGSTLTTISQIV, encoded by the exons ccttagaaatattattgaaagaacGTCCCTTCGATAAAGCAAAATTGAAACAGTTCTGCTTACGATTTACAGTGCCAACAATACATAGAACTTTCTTATGGAAAATATTGTTGGACGTGATACCAGTGTACGTAGACAGTcatgaatttatattgaatCAAAGAAAAGCGGAATTCCAGGACTTGCAGAAAGCACTTAAAGTTACCAAGATTTTAGACGATTGCACAAAACCACATTTGATGTTCCTTACCATGTGGTTATTACGCAATAGACGAGCTAAACTCGACATGAGTGCTCAGTTAGAAATACCTCTTCATAG TCATTTCAGAGCTATGAGTAGAATGGCTGAAACATTATGGCACATTATAGATATCGATTCGGATGAAAAAAAATTGGTGGACACATATTGGATATTGTGTGGTCTATTAGACCAAGTACAAAAGTTTCATAAAGAAGTGAATAGGTTGCAGGAATGTACTTGTACTTTGTTAGAAAGGGAAGATccagaactatataaacatctTATTAAAATTGAGGCACTTCATAACATTCCATACGATGTTTGGTTCTGTTCGTGTTTTGCAGGAACAATATCTAATGGTTCTATAGCAAA AATTTGGGATAAAATAGCTGTGGGTGCacatagaattttaatttttgttactgTAGTTACGCTGACAACATTAAGACGACTCTTATTACGATGTGAAAATATAGACGGTGTATTAGACACTATTAGTAAT ATAACAGAAGAAACTTcagaaataattgttaacaaaGCAATTGAATCTTGGCAGCAAAGTGGCTCAACATTGACAACCATTTCACAAatagtataa